The following coding sequences lie in one Arachis hypogaea cultivar Tifrunner chromosome 4, arahy.Tifrunner.gnm2.J5K5, whole genome shotgun sequence genomic window:
- the LOC112797194 gene encoding RING-H2 finger protein ATL74 produces MQLQRRVLETGLSISPSSSSSSSSSIINEANFDTNMVIILAALMCALVCALGLNSIARCALRCGRRLTAEQEAERLATTGLKKSHLRRIPVAVYGSGENIPATECPICLGEFERGDKVRMLPQCNHGFHVKCIDTWLVSHSSCPNCRHSLLEKPKVNNSGSASSGGGDGGGGGGGGGGGGGNMVIVLDRAS; encoded by the coding sequence ATGCAATTGCAACGGCGTGTTCTCGAAACAGGGTTAAGCATTTCACCATCTTCTtcatcgtcttcttcttcttcgatcatCAATGAAGCGAACTTCGACACCAACATGGTGATAATCCTGGCGGCGCTAATGTGCGCACTGGTGTGCGCCTTGGGTCTGAACTCCATAGCACGGTGTGCGCTCCGGTGCGGACGGAGGCTGACGGCGGAGCAAGAGGCGGAGAGGCTGGCGACGACGGGGCTCAAGAAGAGCCACCTGAGGAGGATTCCCGTGGCGGTGTACGGCTCCGGCGAGAATATTCCAGCGACGGAGTGCCCAATATGTTTGGGTGAGTTCGAGAGAGGGGATAAAGTTAGAATGCTTCCTCAGTGTAACCACGGGTTTCACGTGAAGTGTATTGACACGTGGCTCGTTTCGCATTCGTCTTGCCCTAATTGCCGACACTCCTTGCTTGAGAAGCCTAAGGTAAATAATAGTGGTTCTGCTTCTTCAGGTGGTGGTGACGGCGGCGGTGGTGGGGGAGGTGGGGGAGGCGGGGGAGGAAACATGGTGATCGTCCTCGACCGGGCAAGTTAA